One window from the genome of Pseudomonas fluorescens encodes:
- a CDS encoding aminotransferase class I/II-fold pyridoxal phosphate-dependent enzyme, translated as MDQTAQPPHYFTNYRKLISLADQDWQGTEAGKISGLNVEVKTPNVLVDQYGRTFHHFCTTSYLGLDYHPALLDGAMTALWETGTLRVANSRNRCKLAILDQYESQLSELFGASCLSALSCSAASAGILPLLASGAFTDHRAPVMVFDKQAHYSMNHSKAACADETQVITCPHNDMDFIEDVCKRQRDVAYVADGAYSMGGMADLDSLMYLKQRYGLFLYLDDSHALSAVGESGAGLVRSRIPAVDERTLIVASLAKSFGASGGLVMFGCERYKALVQRYGGPRNWSQSLNAAAIGAGMASIRLHRSREFSALQERLQANIRLFDSLVRTGQRGTPMAIRMVPCGEAALANSLAVELAERGYFTSAVFFPVVPQGKAAIRITLRADMEPDVIRSFCETITELLLTHGRDLRP; from the coding sequence ATGGACCAGACTGCTCAACCACCTCATTACTTCACCAACTACCGCAAGCTCATTTCCCTCGCTGACCAGGATTGGCAGGGCACTGAGGCCGGAAAAATCTCAGGGCTGAATGTCGAGGTCAAGACACCCAACGTGCTGGTCGACCAATACGGTCGGACCTTTCATCACTTCTGTACCACGTCCTACCTGGGCCTGGACTATCACCCCGCGCTGCTGGACGGCGCCATGACCGCCCTGTGGGAAACCGGGACACTGCGGGTCGCCAACTCAAGGAATCGCTGCAAGCTGGCGATCCTGGACCAGTACGAAAGCCAACTGTCGGAGCTGTTCGGCGCCAGTTGCCTCAGTGCCCTGTCCTGCAGTGCGGCAAGCGCCGGGATCCTGCCGTTGCTGGCCAGCGGCGCATTCACCGACCATCGCGCGCCCGTCATGGTGTTCGACAAACAGGCCCATTATTCGATGAACCACAGCAAGGCTGCCTGCGCCGATGAAACCCAGGTCATCACCTGCCCGCACAACGACATGGATTTCATCGAAGACGTGTGCAAACGCCAGCGCGATGTGGCGTATGTGGCCGACGGCGCCTACAGCATGGGCGGGATGGCGGACCTGGACAGCCTGATGTATCTCAAGCAGCGCTATGGCTTGTTTCTTTACCTGGACGACTCCCACGCCCTGTCTGCCGTCGGGGAATCCGGCGCCGGCCTGGTCCGTTCGCGCATCCCGGCAGTGGACGAGCGCACCCTGATCGTCGCCTCGCTGGCCAAGTCATTCGGTGCCAGCGGCGGGCTGGTCATGTTTGGCTGTGAACGGTACAAGGCGCTGGTGCAGCGCTACGGTGGGCCGAGAAATTGGTCCCAGAGCCTGAACGCGGCGGCCATCGGTGCCGGCATGGCGTCGATCCGCCTGCACCGCAGCCGCGAATTCAGTGCCTTGCAGGAGCGTTTGCAGGCTAATATCCGCCTCTTCGACAGCCTCGTGCGCACCGGACAGCGCGGCACCCCCATGGCGATCCGTATGGTGCCTTGCGGTGAAGCGGCCCTGGCCAACAGCCTGGCGGTCGAACTGGCCGAACGGGGGTATTTCACCTCGGCGGTATTTTTTCCCGTGGTGCCGCAAGGCAAGGCTGCCATCCGCATTACCCTGCGCGCCGACATGGAGCCGGACGTGATTCGCTCGTTTTGTGAAACGATCACCGAACTGCTGCTGACCCACGGGCGTGACCTCCGCCCTTGA
- a CDS encoding MFS transporter, producing MKNRTTLILTCTTVFLAQLGMSIYLPALPAIARDLGADASQVSWGLSVYLIGMALPMLLWGSLSQRLGRKPVLLAALGLYGLGNLALPLGTTVEAFLALRLIQGIGASGISVMARVLIRDSFSGDLLAKALSWISIAFVIALGIGQYLGSLIQAAFGWEAIFQGLGAISLAMAAAVSRARFPMLVHASNGQSAWGIYGQIVRQRAFLLPALAGGLGYGVIVAFNTAAPLILQESFHWSAIEYGLLGWPISAAYLFGALAVNAFVLRTGQRRMMGWGIVLVLGGSMTMLAGSLTLSSIALLFWLPYCFAVFGQSLIYPISLSLANEGSPVAGAYAMALSGFLHQLMASVIGAMASLLLSQQAWPLAALCALLGAAAMLCVRFVPPRVA from the coding sequence ATGAAGAACCGTACAACCCTGATCCTTACCTGCACCACTGTTTTCCTGGCACAACTGGGCATGAGCATCTACTTGCCGGCCCTGCCCGCTATCGCCCGGGACCTGGGTGCCGATGCGTCCCAGGTTTCCTGGGGCCTGTCGGTATACCTGATCGGCATGGCGCTGCCCATGTTGCTGTGGGGCAGCCTGAGCCAGCGCTTGGGGCGCAAACCGGTCTTGCTGGCAGCACTGGGGTTGTATGGCCTGGGCAACCTGGCCCTGCCGCTGGGCACAACCGTGGAGGCGTTCCTGGCGCTCAGGTTGATTCAGGGCATCGGTGCCAGCGGTATTTCGGTGATGGCGCGGGTCTTGATTCGCGACAGTTTCAGCGGCGACCTGCTGGCCAAGGCCCTGTCCTGGATATCGATTGCCTTTGTGATTGCCCTCGGTATCGGCCAGTACCTGGGCTCGCTGATCCAGGCCGCTTTCGGCTGGGAGGCGATTTTCCAGGGTTTGGGCGCCATCAGCCTGGCCATGGCAGCGGCGGTGTCCCGGGCCAGGTTCCCGATGTTGGTGCACGCCAGCAATGGGCAATCGGCGTGGGGGATCTACGGGCAGATAGTCCGGCAACGCGCGTTCCTGCTGCCGGCCTTGGCCGGTGGGCTGGGTTACGGCGTAATCGTCGCCTTCAATACCGCCGCGCCGCTGATCCTGCAGGAAAGCTTCCACTGGTCGGCCATCGAATACGGCCTGCTGGGCTGGCCGATCAGTGCGGCGTACCTGTTCGGGGCGCTGGCGGTGAACGCGTTTGTGCTGCGCACCGGTCAACGGCGAATGATGGGCTGGGGCATCGTACTGGTGCTGGGCGGCAGCATGACCATGCTGGCAGGCAGCCTCACCCTGAGCAGCATCGCGCTGCTCTTCTGGCTGCCGTATTGCTTCGCGGTGTTTGGTCAATCGTTGATCTACCCCATCAGCCTGTCCCTGGCCAACGAAGGCTCACCGGTGGCCGGCGCTTATGCCATGGCGTTGAGCGGATTCCTGCATCAACTGATGGCTTCGGTGATCGGCGCCATGGCCAGCCTGTTGTTGAGCCAACAGGCCTGGCCATTGGCGGCGTTGTGCGCACTGCTGGGGGCGGCGGCGATGCTCTGTGTGAGGTTCGTGCCGCCCCGGGTCGCTTAG
- a CDS encoding DUF4142 domain-containing protein, whose amino-acid sequence MSRMASFFRTTSLVVLMGLGANSAWAQSPAEFIDDASAKGMADIETSRMAHAKAESREVKDYTIMVINDRTTANQHLAKIAKKLDLPVAPREEVADKAKALMPQVTEGESFEAAYAASQVKATEEAIAQIQQQAQTTEVPEIKAFADETLPKLQTHLEMARALQASR is encoded by the coding sequence ATGAGCCGTATGGCCAGCTTTTTTCGCACCACCAGTCTCGTCGTGCTGATGGGCCTGGGTGCCAACAGTGCCTGGGCCCAATCGCCTGCCGAATTCATCGACGATGCTTCTGCCAAGGGCATGGCCGACATCGAGACAAGTCGCATGGCCCACGCAAAAGCCGAATCCAGGGAGGTCAAGGACTACACCATTATGGTGATCAACGACCGCACCACCGCCAATCAACATCTGGCGAAGATCGCCAAGAAGCTCGACTTGCCTGTCGCCCCCCGGGAGGAAGTGGCCGACAAGGCCAAGGCCTTGATGCCACAGGTCACGGAAGGCGAGTCGTTCGAAGCCGCGTATGCCGCCAGCCAGGTCAAGGCTACCGAGGAGGCCATCGCGCAAATCCAGCAGCAGGCCCAGACCACCGAAGTACCAGAGATCAAGGCCTTCGCCGACGAAACCCTGCCCAAGTTGCAGACCCATCTCGAAATGGCCAGGGCGCTGCAGGCCAGCCGTTGA
- a CDS encoding type II toxin-antitoxin system HicB family antitoxin, giving the protein MLYPIAISMGDDKHAWGVEVPDIPGCFSAGDDLDDAMAMAREAIEGHFEILAEDGSAIPPANTVTLHAANPKYAGCTWALVDIDVTKYLGKAQKLNITLPGYLLNRIDEYVLHHPEEKSRSGFLASAALKVLQQGR; this is encoded by the coding sequence ATGCTTTACCCGATTGCGATTTCCATGGGCGATGACAAGCACGCCTGGGGTGTTGAAGTGCCTGATATTCCCGGTTGCTTCTCCGCAGGCGACGATCTGGACGACGCCATGGCGATGGCCCGCGAGGCCATTGAGGGGCACTTCGAGATTCTGGCCGAGGACGGTTCGGCAATTCCGCCAGCCAACACCGTCACCCTGCATGCGGCTAATCCCAAGTATGCCGGCTGCACTTGGGCGCTGGTGGACATTGATGTCACCAAGTACCTGGGCAAGGCCCAGAAGCTCAACATCACGTTGCCAGGCTATCTGCTGAATCGCATTGATGAGTATGTGTTGCACCACCCTGAAGAAAAAAGCCGGTCAGGGTTCCTCGCTTCTGCCGCTCTCAAGGTATTGCAGCAAGGGCGCTGA
- a CDS encoding GGDEF domain-containing protein produces the protein MDTSSSAPLASYIDLLLDAVCAVDGQGRFVFVSAACERIFGYTPQELIGQPMIDLVHPADRQRTLEAAREIMEGEPKLNFENRYLRKDGRVVHILWSARWSPVDQLRIAVARDITERKQAESRQAALYAISEAAHAAADLLALFKRVHLIIGEWLPALNFSVALYDEQCSQLNFPYHVDDREGQPELPGTVTGRLCAEVIRSGQPILLTPGGNSLPAGFDDLVAQPDAPCWLGVPLNSQNGTIGALIVKSAPDNERYTEQDKELLQYVCAQITIAIERKQLHARLQHMAQYDQLTQVPNRELLRERFKCALATARAASGRMALLYIDLDRFKQVNDTYGHGVGDMLLQAVANRIKGCIRDTDTVARIGGDEFVVLLHSIQALEDAHSVQEKIHHALAQPLRLDGHCLSIEPSIGVACFPDHGTEDIALFRHADEAMYAAKRHNHRAFGI, from the coding sequence ATGGACACTTCAAGTTCCGCGCCGCTGGCCAGCTACATCGACCTTCTGCTGGACGCCGTGTGTGCCGTCGACGGTCAAGGGCGTTTCGTGTTTGTCAGTGCCGCCTGCGAGCGCATTTTCGGCTACACGCCGCAGGAGCTGATCGGCCAGCCGATGATCGATCTGGTGCACCCTGCCGACCGCCAGCGGACCCTCGAGGCGGCGCGGGAGATCATGGAGGGCGAGCCCAAGCTCAATTTCGAGAATCGCTACCTGCGCAAGGACGGGCGGGTGGTACACATCCTGTGGTCGGCGCGCTGGTCGCCGGTGGACCAACTGCGCATTGCCGTGGCCCGGGACATCACTGAACGCAAGCAGGCCGAGTCCCGGCAGGCGGCGTTGTATGCGATTTCCGAGGCGGCCCATGCTGCGGCTGACTTGCTGGCGCTGTTCAAGCGCGTCCATCTGATTATCGGTGAGTGGCTGCCGGCGCTGAATTTCTCGGTGGCGCTGTATGACGAACAATGTTCGCAGCTGAACTTCCCCTATCACGTCGATGATCGGGAAGGCCAGCCTGAGTTGCCGGGCACGGTCACCGGGCGTTTGTGCGCCGAGGTGATTCGCAGCGGCCAGCCGATCCTGCTGACGCCCGGTGGCAACTCGTTGCCAGCGGGGTTCGACGACCTGGTGGCGCAGCCGGACGCACCGTGTTGGCTGGGCGTGCCGCTGAATTCGCAGAACGGCACGATTGGCGCATTGATCGTCAAGAGTGCGCCGGACAACGAGCGCTACACCGAACAGGACAAGGAACTGCTGCAATACGTCTGCGCACAGATCACCATTGCCATCGAGCGCAAGCAGTTGCACGCCCGGTTGCAGCACATGGCTCAGTACGATCAGTTGACCCAGGTGCCCAACCGCGAATTGCTCCGTGAACGTTTCAAGTGCGCACTGGCGACCGCCCGCGCCGCATCCGGGCGCATGGCTTTGCTGTATATCGACCTGGACCGTTTCAAACAGGTCAACGACACCTATGGCCACGGAGTGGGCGACATGCTGTTACAGGCGGTGGCCAATCGTATCAAGGGCTGTATCCGCGACACCGACACCGTGGCGCGCATCGGCGGAGACGAGTTCGTGGTCCTGCTGCACAGCATCCAGGCCTTGGAGGATGCCCACAGCGTGCAGGAAAAAATCCACCATGCACTGGCCCAGCCGCTGCGCCTGGACGGGCACTGCCTGAGCATCGAGCCGAGCATCGGCGTGGCCTGTTTCCCCGACCATGGCACTGAAGATATCGCGCTGTTCCGCCACGCCGACGAGGCGATGTACGCCGCCAAACGCCACAATCACCGGGCGTTTGGTATTTGA
- a CDS encoding Lrp/AsnC family transcriptional regulator, with the protein MKLDAFDRKILAALQRDGRLSNVQLAEEIGLSPSPCLRRVRMLEDAGVIRGYQAILDRDEVGLGLTIFVGVKVERHNDEQAEAFRQAVTALPEVISAFLVSGESDFLLQVVVPDLRAYDRFLTGRLLKLPGVSDIRSNFAIHTVKTPGALPLGHLPGAEQ; encoded by the coding sequence ATGAAACTGGATGCCTTCGACCGCAAAATCCTCGCCGCGCTGCAGCGCGATGGTCGCCTGAGCAATGTGCAACTGGCCGAAGAAATCGGCTTGTCCCCGTCACCCTGCCTGCGCCGCGTGCGAATGCTCGAAGACGCCGGTGTCATTCGCGGTTACCAAGCCATCCTGGACCGCGACGAAGTGGGCCTCGGGCTGACGATCTTTGTCGGCGTGAAGGTCGAACGACACAACGACGAACAAGCCGAAGCGTTTCGCCAGGCGGTCACGGCATTGCCGGAGGTGATCTCGGCGTTCCTGGTCTCAGGGGAATCGGATTTCCTGTTGCAAGTGGTGGTGCCGGATCTACGAGCCTACGACCGGTTCCTCACCGGGCGGCTGCTGAAGTTGCCGGGGGTGAGTGACATCCGGAGCAATTTTGCGATTCATACGGTGAAGACGCCGGGAGCGTTGCCGTTGGGGCATTTGCCGGGGGCTGAGCAATGA
- a CDS encoding low affinity iron permease family protein, translating to MAFAKIAQKLALWAGSPKTFLGAIVLLALWAASGPFFGFNDTWQLIINTSTTIITFLMVFLIQNTQNRDTDILHLKVDELLRATKDAQNAMLGLESLDLKQLEALRKHYQDMGKDEAKSLDGLEQKNKIDLNQC from the coding sequence ATGGCGTTCGCAAAAATCGCTCAAAAACTGGCCCTCTGGGCGGGGAGCCCCAAGACATTCCTGGGGGCCATCGTGTTGTTGGCACTGTGGGCAGCCAGCGGACCTTTCTTCGGTTTCAACGACACCTGGCAATTGATCATCAACACCTCGACCACCATCATCACCTTCCTCATGGTGTTCCTGATCCAGAATACGCAGAACCGCGATACGGACATCCTGCATCTCAAGGTCGACGAATTATTGCGGGCGACCAAGGATGCGCAGAACGCAATGCTCGGCCTCGAGTCGCTGGACCTCAAGCAACTGGAAGCGCTGAGAAAGCACTACCAGGACATGGGCAAAGACGAGGCCAAGAGCCTTGACGGCTTGGAACAAAAAAACAAGATCGACCTGAACCAGTGCTGA
- a CDS encoding calcium-binding protein encodes MAVINGTAGADALIGTAGDDEINALGGNDVIKGTAGADKIDGGAGLDTVDYSASTEGISIDLRQGTGLVGRGGDAEGDTLIGIETVIGSAFNDVLSSGPYTVIPTVRLEGGAGDDIYNINLGLTPYIIEQAGGGNDEVRVSVINASGTVLAANVERLTYVGTGAFTGYGNDSDNIITGGSGNDILYGGGGADQFIGGVGYDVAGYIDSKEAVTINLKTGVHSGIATGDTYTGIEAIRGSNFNDTFVGDGSGMDFDGGAGIDTVDYSGSTAGVNVDIRTGTGTAGTGGDAEGTILANVETVIGSAFNDVLSAGPYTVIPTVRLEGGAGDDIYNINLGLTPYIIEQAGGGNDEVRVSVINANGTVLAANVERLTYVGTGAFTGYGNDSDNIITGGSGNDILHGGGGADQLIGGVGYDVAGYIDSKEAVTINLKTGVHSGIATGDTYTGIEAIRGSNFNDIFVGDGSGMDFDGGAGIDTVDYSGSTAGVNVDIRTGTGTAGTGGDAEGTILANVETVIGSAFNDVLSAGPYTVIPTVRLEGGAGDDIYNINLGLTPYIIEQAGGGNDEVRVSVLNANGTVLAANVERLTYVGTGAFTGYGNDSDNIITGGSGNDILHGGGGADQLIGGVGYDVAGYIDSKEAVTINLKTGVHSGIATGDTYTGIEAIRGSNFNDTFVGDGSGMDFDGGAGIDTVDYSGSTAGVNVDIRTGTGTAGTGGDAEGTILANVETVIGSAFNDVLSAGPYTVIPTVRLEGGAGDDIYNINLGLTPYIIEQAGGGNDEVRVSVINASGTVLAANVERLTYVGTGAFTGYGNDSDNIITGGSGNDTLYGGAGADQLIGGVGYDIASYLDSQEAMTFNLKTGVYSGTAAGDTYTGIEVIRGSNFNDVFYGGSSSMMQDGAGGVDLVTYEQSDSAVTIDLTNGTDTGAAAGHTYANIEFFQGSNFNDTLSGSGLKEIFIGGAGADVIDGRAGFDSAFYITSTTGVSINLQTQTNQGGDAEGDVLLNIEHVLGSHFNDVLVGNTGVNYLEGGLGNDVIDGGDGDDFLYGGLTSWIEPFKVDSSANGPQADILYGGGGNDTIVTTASDEGTQAYGEAGNDTITVIHGMADGGEGNDLLTGRGVGFSLSGGQGDDRLILQTGGFANGGEGDDIYTVDTPKLVTIQDDGISSGDKLVLSYISSSELLTDRIGDDLYLHRSSFTPGQTPQEGVRLKDWYAGYDTIEQIQTADMQLVSLSGIKGFADDLFA; translated from the coding sequence ATGGCCGTTATCAATGGAACAGCTGGCGCAGATGCACTAATTGGCACCGCAGGGGATGATGAAATCAACGCTCTGGGCGGCAACGACGTCATCAAGGGTACTGCTGGCGCAGACAAAATTGATGGCGGTGCCGGTTTAGATACTGTTGATTATTCGGCATCGACTGAAGGTATCAGTATAGATTTGCGCCAGGGAACTGGACTTGTTGGACGGGGTGGCGACGCAGAGGGGGATACGCTCATTGGTATCGAAACCGTCATAGGCTCTGCCTTCAACGACGTGCTCTCCTCTGGCCCGTACACCGTAATCCCAACGGTACGGCTGGAAGGGGGGGCAGGCGACGACATCTACAACATCAATCTGGGGCTGACCCCCTACATCATCGAACAGGCCGGTGGCGGCAACGATGAAGTCCGCGTGTCGGTGATCAATGCCAGCGGCACGGTCCTGGCGGCAAACGTCGAGCGCCTGACCTACGTCGGCACTGGCGCATTCACCGGTTACGGCAACGACAGCGACAACATCATTACCGGCGGTTCGGGCAACGACATACTGTACGGTGGCGGGGGAGCGGATCAGTTCATCGGCGGAGTTGGCTACGACGTAGCGGGGTATATCGATAGCAAAGAAGCTGTGACCATCAACCTCAAGACGGGCGTGCATTCCGGGATCGCGACAGGTGATACCTACACCGGTATCGAGGCGATCAGAGGATCGAATTTCAACGACACCTTCGTTGGCGATGGTAGCGGTATGGATTTCGACGGCGGTGCCGGGATCGACACGGTTGACTACTCGGGCTCGACTGCCGGGGTAAACGTCGATATCCGTACCGGGACAGGAACCGCAGGAACGGGCGGAGATGCAGAAGGCACCATTTTAGCGAATGTCGAAACCGTCATAGGCTCTGCCTTCAACGACGTACTCTCCGCTGGCCCGTACACCGTAATCCCAACGGTACGGCTGGAAGGGGGGGCTGGCGACGACATCTACAACATCAATCTGGGGCTGACCCCCTACATCATCGAACAGGCCGGTGGCGGCAACGATGAAGTCCGCGTGTCGGTGATCAATGCCAACGGCACGGTCCTGGCGGCAAACGTCGAGCGCCTGACCTATGTCGGCACTGGCGCATTCACCGGTTACGGCAACGACAGCGACAACATCATTACCGGCGGTTCGGGCAACGACATACTGCACGGCGGCGGGGGGGCGGATCAGCTCATCGGCGGAGTTGGCTACGACGTAGCGGGGTATATCGATAGCAAAGAAGCTGTGACCATCAACCTCAAGACGGGCGTGCATTCCGGGATCGCGACAGGTGATACCTACACCGGTATCGAGGCGATCAGAGGATCGAATTTCAACGACATCTTCGTTGGCGATGGTAGCGGTATGGATTTTGACGGCGGTGCCGGGATCGACACGGTTGACTACTCGGGCTCGACTGCCGGGGTAAACGTCGATATCCGTACCGGGACGGGAACCGCAGGAACGGGCGGAGATGCAGAAGGCACCATTTTAGCGAATGTCGAAACCGTCATCGGCTCTGCCTTCAACGACGTACTCTCCGCTGGCCCGTACACCGTAATCCCAACGGTACGGCTGGAAGGGGGGGCAGGCGACGACATCTACAACATCAATCTGGGACTGACCCCCTACATCATCGAACAGGCCGGTGGCGGCAACGATGAAGTCCGCGTGTCGGTGCTCAATGCCAACGGCACGGTCCTGGCGGCAAACGTCGAGCGCCTGACCTATGTCGGCACTGGCGCATTCACCGGTTACGGCAACGACAGCGACAACATCATTACCGGCGGTTCGGGCAACGACATACTGCACGGCGGCGGGGGGGCGGATCAGCTCATCGGCGGAGTTGGCTACGACGTAGCGGGGTATATCGATAGCAAAGAAGCTGTGACCATCAACCTCAAGACGGGCGTGCATTCCGGGATCGCGACAGGTGATACCTACACCGGTATCGAGGCGATCAGAGGATCGAATTTCAACGACACCTTCGTTGGCGATGGTAGCGGTATGGATTTTGACGGCGGTGCCGGGATCGACACGGTTGACTACTCGGGCTCGACTGCCGGGGTAAACGTCGATATCCGTACCGGGACGGGAACCGCAGGAACGGGCGGAGATGCAGAAGGCACCATTTTAGCGAATGTCGAAACCGTCATAGGCTCTGCCTTCAACGACGTACTCTCCGCTGGCCCGTACACCGTAATCCCAACGGTACGGCTGGAAGGGGGGGCAGGCGACGACATCTACAACATCAATCTGGGGCTGACCCCCTACATCATCGAACAGGCCGGTGGCGGCAACGATGAAGTCCGCGTGTCGGTGATCAATGCCAGCGGCACGGTCCTGGCGGCAAACGTCGAGCGCCTGACCTACGTCGGCACTGGCGCATTCACCGGTTACGGCAACGACAGCGACAACATCATTACCGGCGGTTCGGGCAACGACACACTGTACGGTGGCGCGGGAGCGGATCAGTTGATCGGCGGTGTTGGCTATGACATAGCGAGCTATCTCGACAGCCAAGAAGCCATGACCTTCAACCTCAAGACGGGTGTGTATTCCGGGACCGCGGCAGGTGATACCTATACCGGTATCGAAGTGATCAGGGGATCGAATTTTAACGACGTTTTCTATGGCGGTAGTTCCTCCATGATGCAGGATGGCGCGGGTGGCGTGGATCTAGTCACTTATGAACAGTCTGACAGCGCGGTGACGATCGATCTGACCAACGGTACTGACACAGGGGCGGCTGCTGGCCACACCTACGCCAACATTGAGTTTTTTCAAGGCAGCAATTTTAACGATACGCTATCAGGCTCTGGTCTGAAGGAGATCTTCATTGGTGGAGCCGGGGCAGATGTAATCGATGGTCGCGCAGGTTTCGACAGTGCTTTTTACATTACAAGCACAACAGGCGTCTCGATCAACTTGCAGACTCAAACCAATCAAGGTGGCGATGCCGAAGGTGATGTATTGCTTAACATCGAACACGTGTTGGGCAGTCATTTCAACGATGTCCTGGTTGGAAACACGGGTGTTAATTATCTGGAGGGTGGATTGGGCAATGACGTCATCGACGGCGGGGACGGCGATGATTTCCTCTATGGTGGGCTGACCTCGTGGATAGAACCTTTCAAAGTCGATAGCTCGGCGAATGGGCCACAGGCAGACATCTTGTACGGCGGCGGCGGTAACGACACCATCGTCACGACTGCCAGCGATGAGGGGACTCAAGCCTACGGTGAGGCCGGAAATGACACGATTACTGTGATACATGGCATGGCTGATGGTGGAGAAGGCAACGACCTGCTGACCGGTAGAGGCGTGGGCTTTTCACTGTCAGGAGGTCAGGGGGATGACAGACTGATATTGCAGACCGGCGGTTTTGCTAACGGTGGTGAGGGTGACGATATCTACACCGTCGATACTCCAAAGTTAGTGACGATTCAGGACGACGGTATCAGCAGCGGCGACAAATTGGTTTTGTCATACATCAGCAGCTCTGAACTGTTGACTGATCGCATCGGTGATGACCTTTATCTGCACCGATCAAGTTTCACTCCAGGACAGACACCGCAAGAAGGTGTGCGCCTCAAGGATTGGTATGCAGGTTACGACACCATCGAACAGATCCAGACAGCTGATATGCAACTCGTCAGTCTGTCGGGCATCAAGGGGTTTGCCGATGATCTGTTTGCCTAA
- a CDS encoding LysE family translocator has translation MAELWLFLMALMVVYVLPGPDMILLLQTGARQGRGAALATAVGLGVARGCHVALAALGLSALFKTAPWTFDAVRLAGAAYLLWIGLQCLRTTLLPSFEGAGIEAGKRRWYQAIRRGLLTNLLNPKALLFCSVLLPQFIDPQGGPVLGQFASLGVVLVSVGLLFDSAYALVGVALGRWLQRSPSAQRVQQWLFGSLLIGFAVRLTFVQQA, from the coding sequence ATGGCAGAGCTCTGGTTGTTCCTGATGGCCTTGATGGTGGTGTATGTGCTGCCTGGGCCGGACATGATCCTGCTGCTGCAAACCGGTGCCCGTCAGGGCAGGGGCGCGGCGCTGGCGACGGCGGTGGGCCTGGGCGTCGCCCGGGGATGTCATGTCGCGCTGGCCGCATTGGGGCTTTCGGCATTATTCAAGACTGCGCCCTGGACCTTTGACGCGGTACGCCTGGCCGGGGCTGCCTACCTGTTATGGATCGGTCTTCAATGCCTGAGGACCACATTGTTGCCGAGTTTTGAAGGAGCCGGTATCGAGGCCGGAAAGCGGCGTTGGTATCAGGCGATTCGGCGTGGGCTGCTGACCAATTTGCTCAACCCGAAGGCATTGCTGTTTTGCTCGGTGTTGTTGCCGCAGTTCATCGATCCACAGGGCGGACCGGTGCTGGGACAGTTTGCGTCCCTGGGCGTGGTATTGGTCAGCGTGGGTTTGTTGTTTGATAGCGCCTACGCGCTGGTAGGTGTCGCGCTTGGGCGCTGGCTTCAACGCTCCCCTTCGGCCCAGCGCGTACAGCAGTGGTTGTTTGGGAGTCTTTTGATTGGGTTTGCGGTGCGGCTGACGTTTGTGCAGCAGGCCTAG